CCATGGTAATGGGTTTGCTCTTCTGGTGATTATTAAAGGCTTCTGAAATGGACCATAGCAATACTCTCCTATCATCACTCcctgaatgaaaacaaaccattaaaaaagaattctatgaggcgaaattttttattaaaaaaccaGAAACAAAGATGGTCCCGTCGTCTGAAAATTCTACGGCATTCACACAACCATAATGAGCAAGCAAATCCTTTTTGAACAAGGAACAAGACTTTTCACACCAGTCCGCAAATATACCATCACTAATTTCACTACCTATCAAATTTCGAGTTACAAACCGATCAACGAGActgtattttcttttagacCGCAACATTTTCACACGTgtcttttaattcaattttagaCACAAAATccgaataagaaataagatttGAGAACCTAAACAGTTGCAGACGACTTAAAGCAAATTTGCGAAtgccaattttatttttcggggatttaaaacaacaatatTATTCTCgaataatttcattaattatatctaaatttttcaaataaatttaatttaaaaataaactgctaaacaaattattcaaatcataTTGACAAATTACACATTTGTTGGATACGGAATGGCAACGTGGGGAGTCCAAGCTTGATTCGAAATTTCTATTACATTTTCTGAAAGGAAAGCAACAGCTTTGGCGGTTATCTAGAGAAGTAGACAAAGTGTTTTAGTGTTCTGTCTCCCATGGACGTATTTTACTTGATAAGTtagctttttttaattggactGAAAATGGGAGACAATTACGAATGGGAACTCAGCAAAGAAAACATTCAGCCATTAAAGCATGGAAGAAATATCGGCAGCTTGTTGACAGCCCTAACCGTCGGTGAAGATCATGCCAAGCATCAACGAAATGAACAGCGAAAGTATTGACCTTTAAACACATTTACTAGTTTTCAGAAATTGTAATTTCATTGATTGTGTAGGGCTATGGAACTTGACATCATGGCTTATGATGGCTCAGATCCACTTGAACTGTGGAGCCGATACATCCAGTGGGTGGAAGAAAATTATCCACAGGGTGGCAAGGAGAGTGATTTGCAGATGGTGCTGGAACAGTGCCTTGAAAAGCTGAGAGACTCAACTCAATACCAGTCTGATCCTCGCTTACTCGAGATATATCTACGCTACTTGGATCTGACTGAGAACAATGCAGAATGGTACAACCAACTCTATGGTGCTGGCTATTTTCACAAATTGGCCAGTTTTTATATTCATTGGGCTGAGACATTGGAGGCTTGTTCCAATTTTAAAGAAGGGACCCGAATCTACATGCTAGGTCTGCAAAATAAAGCAGAGCCTCTTATCAAACtggaagaaaattttaaacattatcAAGTATGCTTTCCAAAAATTTCATATTAGACTTTTCACTAATTAATTTCCTCTCACCATTTCAGGCTCGAGTGGCCAGTGCCCTTTTCAAAACAATGACCAACCCTGTTCCCTTGGACGAGAACAATGAGCCAAGCCGTAACGCCTTCGGGGAATTGGAGACGGAAAGCAAAGCCCCAAGCATTCGTTCAGGAACAACTGTAcggaaatttcaaaacaatcgTCTTTTACCACCAGCATCGACTGTTTCCAAAGGAAACAACAAGCCCATCTTTATTTTAGACGACGAAAACAATCCTGGTGGTGGGACTCAATCAACGCTCATCAGTTCCAAAGTAGCTCTCCCCATTCAGTCGGTGATGAAGGCGGAAAATTCGCTCAAACCAACCAAATGGACTGAAGCCCAGTCGGTAGTCAACGAAGTTGTTCCGGCTATTCCCGCTCAACCCAGCTTTCAGGTCactcatttttaaatatccatGTTTATTATTCCATCTGCTTAAACATTTAATTCTATCTCAGGTTCATGTGGATGATGACATTCCATTGCCGTCTAGTCAGCGCAAAGCGACCGACGGTTTCAGTGGAGCGCTAAAGGACAAGTCGGCCGCGCCAACCAAATTGAACCCTCAGACGCTGTTTGAGCGTGAAAACCCCAAAGTCAAATTGATGTGCGATCTCAATAAGATCACGGTAGGCCACCGGGAATTCAGTTTTGAAGAGATTCGACGTCAGTGCTACGAGCGCTCCGGCCGTTATCCCACTGTAGCTGCAGCCCAAACGGAAACGCCAGTCACCCCAATCTCTTCCGCCGCGCTCCTGAACGTCCGGTCCAAAGAAAAGAGCTTGAAGAATCGAACACCATCCGATGTTTCTGCCATCACCCCAAAAGCTAAAACTCCCAAAATTGTtgcaccaccaccgccgctcAAACCCAACGAAAAATGGCATTGCGACATTGAGGCGTTGTACCCGGGGGGTCGGGAGTTGAGCTTTGAACAGTTGCGCGCTCAATATTACGCAGCCAGAGCAGTCCCTTCTAAACCGACTGTTACTCAATCGCCCGTACCAGAAGCCCCTCCAGTTGAAGTGCAAATCTCCGCATTGGCTTTGTCGGAGCAGAATCCTGCATTGCCATCTGATCCTATTCCTATTCTACCTTGTGAACCGAAGAAAGATGCACCTACTACACGCGAAATTTCGGTTCAAACTGATTTGTTTGGATTGGATTTTGATATCCAGTTGGTACCCCGTCGAAGAGTGGCTAGTCCACCCTGCAAGGTACCCTCACCTCGTCCAGTGGAACAAAACAGCCCAACTGGTGGGAGCGGATCCTCTCCAACTGTCAACACTAAACAAGCTCTTTCAAGTGTCAAGAGTTGGTTCAACGCCAGCGTTCTCCTGCCAGAACCGAAAACTGAGCCCAAACCGGCCAGAAAGtccctattttctattttcaaagaTCCTTCGATGGTTGACGTCCCCGACGAAAGTGCTCCCGTCTCCAAATCTTCATTGCCGAAACCATTTGCCGTGTTCACCGAACCGGAGGAAGCGGCCATTCAACCCAAACGCTTCACCATTATGGATGAGAACGCTCCATTCGACCAAGAGAACGTCGTTTCTCACGCCCCGTCAGTGCCAAAGGTTCGCAAACCGCTGTCTGCCATTGTTTCCATCATGCCAACCTGTCAAGAGAATCCGATTCCGGAAGAGGACAATTTCAAAGAGAATGTCCCGCCTGCCTCTCACGTCCAGGAGCCTGTCGTCAAGAGACAACTGAGTGGCATCTTGGTCCCTTCTATCGACATCCCATGTGATCCTGCCGGTCTGGTGGAAGAAGACATGAACacggaagaggaggaggagccagGAGCCGTAGTCCAACCTCCTCATCCCTCGTCTGGTGTCAGTCGAGCTCTTTTTGCCGGAGACGAGGATGAACAGACACGCCATTATTGCGTCCAGTTAAATGACGATGTCGATTTCACCGTTCCTTCCGCCATGGCTTTTGCCAATAACCTTCGCATCCAGAGCACTCCGCTTCTGACTTCTCGACAGCAGCAACCTCTGGCAGCCGTAGAAGAAGCCACTTTTAATTTGCCTCGAGGTCGAGCACTTCAGGCCAGCGCGGAATCTACTGGCATCGCAGTTTCAGTCGCTGCTCCGGCCGCTTCGTCTAGGACTTTGAGGGGATTGAGTCCCATCGATGAAAGATCTCGAGAATATTATTCCTCCTCCGGCAGCAGTGCTGGAACCACTGGATTGGCTCATCAAAGTCGCTTGAGTGTCGGCCGCAGCCTTCACTGTACCGATGTTGCCCGCATCTATCCGCCGCATTTCGATCCTTTTGATATGGATCACCGCAACACTCAACTCACTCAACTGGCCATCCCACTTCACGAACGCAACGGGTTCTACCCCGTCAGCGGTCGGTTGCCGTGGTTGCGGAGCAATTCGAGCGTCCAGCTTGGCGGGAATCAGTACGTCATCAAGCAGCAAATAGGCCAAGGTGCTTATGCCAAAATCTACGAAGCCAACGAGGAAGGCCAGCGTCTTGTCCTCAAAGTCCAAGATTCCGACGGCATTTGGGAGTATTACATCACATCTGAATTACAGCGTCGATTGGCCGACTCACCAACCGtaatttatttccatttacttaattattttccctgtaattacatttttaaaatcttattGCAGTCCGGCTCGGTGATGACGGTTAATTGCGGATATTTTTACGACAGCGGTAGTATTCTGGTCAACCAATACCTTCCCCATGGAACCTTGTTGGATCTCATTAATAGCTACAAATTAAAggtaaacaattttaaataaatttgcataagaataatgaaataaccaacttttttaaaaaaatatgaatagaaCACAAGTATGCCGGAATCGCTCGTGTATCACTTTAGTTTGCAGTTGCTCTCTATTGTGAGTGATATGCACGAGTGTGGCATTCTGCATGCCGACATCAAGCCGGATAATATTTTACTGCAGAGTCCTTTGACGTCCATCCTTCACTCATCCGAGAATTGGACTGCCGAGGAAGTTTTAGCTCAAGATAAACGCACCCTGAAGCTCATCGATTTCGGTCGTAGCATCGATCTGGCTCTGTATTCCGACAGGACCGCTTTCATGCACGTCTTTCAAGATGACAAATGCCCAGAAATGAGGGACGGCAAGCCGTGGAGTTACCAGGTTAAATTTTAGCCAAAATTTTTGTTAGTTCTACTTTGAACTTAATTtcataacttttaattttcagttgGACTATTATGGATTGGCCACCTCTATTTACACGATGCTGATGGGAGTCCACTGCAAAATAATTTACTCAGAAGCTCAGTGGAAAGTGCCCACCTTGAAACggtaaattttttcctttgttaaTGTTGTGAAATGTTTATTGACAGTTGCACCGTTTTTTATCCAGTGGACATAATAGCGTTTGGCGCGATTTAACCACAACTTTGCTCAATGCCTCAGCGGGCTCAACCCTGGACTTGGAACAGTTCCGACACGCTCTGGCCACTCAATTGGTGTCTTCCATCAAGCCTCGCGAATTCAACGACAAGATGCGTGAACTCGAGCGCTATCTCGTccataaataatgaaaaaggtTTATTCACACTTTAATTCATGTTTGACGTCCTGCCCTTCTTATCATATGAAAATGAACGCCTTGTTTCCTTCCCCATACCCTGCACTTGAATTATTTACCTAtcggaaaacaaataaatctgattCCAATAtactaaatttttcaaatattcacacaacaaacaaaaacgaataacccacaaaacaagaaacaattttcaGATTCTTTCAAGCAGGATCAACAGGAGTAACggcctttttcttcatttctgcTATCCACTTGTGGATCTTTTCTCTCAGCTCATCATCGGGTAGTATGTCTTCCATAGTCAGAGGGGATCGGTTGAAAGGATCGCTTTGATCGCTCAGTAAATGTCTAGCGATGGTGGATCGATCGACGGTAACTCGTGACGAAGGGAGAATGACTGGATTCATCATAATGGACGACATGATGGGATCGAGGAACTCGTCCGGTGCGGAACTGATCAAATCTTCGTCCGAGGCTTTGGCGCTCGCAAGTTCAGACACTTTTTTAGCCACCAGCTGCAAGTCACCAATCAGGGCCCCTCGACCGATCCTGCTGAGCACATCCTCAGCCAATCCAAACAGCTGAGGACTATACGAGCGTCCGTCTTGTGAAACGGCCGTGCAAAACACATCGACCGAGCTCAAATGGCAATAAATCTGACAAATGCATGAAACTAATTCGGCAGGATCGAACTCGTAATCACCAACGTCTTTGAcctataagaaaaagaaaattagtcagaatttcaattttaaaagaagttaCGTTACCTTAAAGTCCCGTTTTTTAGGCCCCACCAAGTGCAAGAGAAAGTAGTTGAGCATTGAGGCTACCCTGTCGACCATTGTTGAATGGACAAAGACTCCCTTGATTTCTGTCGTCATCATTTCAAGAATGCGGATCGTTTCGCGACCCATCAAATTGTGGAACCTGGCCAGCATCGTTATGTGCTGATAGGTGGCCTCCCTTTGATGGCGCTGGGGACCTGCTGGAACATTTGGCCACGAACCGTCTTCcctctgttgttgctgctcttTCAGCTGGGCCATGTACGACAGTCCTTCGTCCAGCAAATAAATGGCGTCGTTGATGAGGAGATTGACAAACTGAAGGAACAAGGGCGGTTGGGCGGCTTCCATGTTGGCTTCCGCTTCCGCTGCCAGCACCCTggccaaaaataaattcattatgttaattgaattattgaaaAGGAGGTGGAATTACTTGAACTGTCGTTGATGAAGTTTCAAACTCCAGAGGAATTTCATGGCCGCGTACATGGGCCTCCTATAGTTGAATTTCTGCTCGAAAGCCACTCCTTGGCCAGTCATTTCAATACTAGCGAAAACGTGAAGAAGAGTGCCGACAACATCGTTGGCACGGGGATGTTTCACGAAGAGAGCCGTCCTCGAACTGGGCGGAGCTGCATGGCCTCGATCCGGCGGCATCAAACCGTCCAACATTTCAGCCATTCCGGCTCTCATGTGCGGATTTTTAAGCCTGTTTGGCGATCCCATGAAAACTACAATCAAAGTCAGCAAATCGTCCAGTTGGCCTCGATCCAGCGTGCCGGGAGAGAAGCGGTTGACAAAGACAACAAAGTCCATGACGTTGGACAAACAAAATTCTGGAATGCAAGTCAACAATTCCGACGAGTGCTCCTTGTTTACGTCACAAGACGTCACGTTTGACGGATGGACACCCAACGCTGTACCACACAGCCACTTGGATGTGGCCATGATAAATTCGAACTGCATTTTCAACCATTCAGGTACTAACAAAACCGCctgtaacaaaaataaagtcaGACCAACGactattttaaataaaggttCAATTTTTTCACCTTAAAACAAAGGTAGCTGGACATCATGACATCCATTCGTTCTTGGATTTGCTGGGCTACGGGAGTTTGGCCACTTTGTTCGGCGTCTTGGTAAGCTCTTTGAAGGCGATTGAAATTCTGGCTCATCTGCAGCATTTGACTGTGAACAGCTTTAGCGCCCAACTCCAGGGCCCGGTGGGTCATGTAAAACAGCTCAGTGGAAAATGAATAAGGAAGGCTTTTGGCTGCAGGTCGGTTCTCCTGCGTAATGAGGCACGTTTCCTTGTGCAGATCAGCAATGTGCACGCCATTGTCTTTGGTCTCTTTGGCGGTACAAAATGTCGCGTCAATTTTACTGAGACGATCGCAAGATTTCGGGTCGTCGGTAGAACAGAATGGCCGGCAGAGCTGAAGGAGCACAGCACCTAAATTGGTCATGAATCCGTCGGAAACGCAGTGGACCTGTGCTGTCATATCATGCTGGGCCCACATTTGCCCACGAGCCTTGTTTAACTCCAATACTTGCCctagaaaatcaacaaaagaaaattatttccaccttttttaagttttttattaaaaggTTAAAATTACCCAGCCATTTTCGGGTGAGATTTTGAACTTCCGGTGAAGATTTAAACAAGTTATAGAATATTTTATAAACTTTGTCCATAATGCGCTCTGAGGCAGACCAAATGTTTCCTTCGGTGGTGGCGTGAACACCGGGCGGTGATCTTGAAGGTCGGTCGAAAAAGTCTGAAGGCGTTCCTGGGACGCGTGGAATGCAGGAGCACAAGAAGAGGGAACCCAGTAGAGTTTGCTCGCATTGCTTCCCAACTTTGCCTATgatattttcattcaaaattgaaatagaaacCATGTCTTTCGCCAGCGTCGGTTGTTTGCTCAAGACCATCATGGCGTCCAATTCACTTTGATTTCCCATTAGCAGGTGCATGTTGGTCAGCTTGGTTTTTAAGCTGgcaaataaaggtaaaaacacCTCTGTAACACCGGCAGGATTTTCGGGTGCTAGAAGGTGTTGTACAAAACTGTCTAGAAATGTAGAGGTGTCTTCAGAGGAGAAGGCGAGCAGTTGAAGAAAATCTTCATGCAGATTTTGCTCAGGAAACAATTCTGGTTGAGAGAATGCCAAGTCCAGGTTGACAAAGATGGTTTTTCTTACATCATGAATCTCTGGCTCATCACCATGGGTAAGAGAGCGCTCATAACACTGGAATAGATAATTAACCAACGAATGCTGCAGTCCAACGGCATACTCGAGAACAGCTTGGTCCAGTGCTGTCTGATCGAAACATTCTTGATTTAAGGCTTTGGACAAGTCCTTCATATAGAATAATgtggaatttttcatttgctgAGGTTTGAGTGTGAGCCTAAACACATTTTCAGCAAATTCATTGAACCTGCCATTCTCTTGCTTAGGAATATTGTGACAATCTTGTCTTGGTGCATCTGAAACCGACGTTACGTTAGGGTTTCCAACTTCTTTGCTGAATAATGCGAGGAAGGGATTGTTATCCGTCATTTTATACAGATTCTTGGTATTAGCGCCTGTTGCAATAACATTTGTTAAATTCCTTTCAAATACATAGGATTTTTCACAAGAAAATTTATACCGCAAATTTATCCAAGGTgtcttaatatttttcaatttgtgaaAATGATTAGCAAtgcaaaaatatgtttattttgttttcattgatGTGATCAGCTGACTGACGTTTCCCAGATGTCTTCTGCTACGGTTTTCtcgaaatttctatttttttcttgccagtcacgaaaaaatgtaaaaacaaataagaaggttaatgaaaaaattattttaaataataattttctgtttcaaatttAGATAATAATCTTGGACATGaataaaatgtatatttttcttgaattctttttaaaagcaTGGGAAATCTGGTTGATTATTAGTCAACGTTGTTGAATCATACCATTCAGACGAAGCCATTGTCACCCGGTGTGAATCTGCACGTTGCTTCGACAGGGCAACTCCTTGATTCAACGTCTCtttaattatttcctttaaatCAAGTCGCTGGAAACTTTAATTCTCAAAAATGGCGATGCACGTACCTAAACCACCCGGTTTCCAGCAAATGATGAAAGAGGGCTCGCGGGTAAGAACAATTTATACACTTTACCGATTCAACTGACGTTTCTCGTGACTGGTCGTCTTGGTGATGCCCGACGTGTGTCaaaaaatgagtttttgaACTTTGCTTTATTAAGCGATGGAAGGAAACATTTATGTTAGAATGCCTGACTATGGGAACTAAGTAAAGCTGATGGAATTTTTTCCCAGACatcttttcgtttattttcgtAATAATCTTAATTTGGTAATGAAAAACCCTGAATTCTTCCCCACAGATGTTTCAAGGTCTAGAAGAGGCTGTCATCAGGAACATCAGTGCTTGTAAGCAGCTAGCAGAAACTGTGCAGACAGCTTATGGTCCCATTGGCATGAACAAAATGGTTATCAATCACTTGGGAAAACTCTTTGTTACAAACGATGCAGCCACAATCATTAGGGAGCTTGACGTAAgaatatttttggtttcacaaaagaatttttttataaaatacaaTCTGGTTTAGGTGGAACATCCTGCTGCCAAGATGATGATTCTTGGTTCTCAAATGCAAGAACAAGAAGTTGGTGATGGAACAAATTTTGTCATCATCTTGGCTGGTGCCCTGCTGGAACAAGCTGAAGCTCTAATTCGTATGGGCCTGACTCCAAATGAAATCGCTGAAGGCTATGAGAAAGCTTTAGAAAAGGCCTTAGAAATTTTGCCTAATTTGGTGTGCCAGACTGTTGAGAATGTTCAAGATTCGGATGTCATTACAAAAGCCATTACAGCCGCTATCATGTCCAAGCAATATGGTAACGAGTCTTTCCTGACTCCGCTCATCACTGAAGCTTGTGGTAcgtaaatgtaaaagaattATTCAACTTCAAATTGTAATGATTTATAAATTCTTAACGCAGTTTCAATCCTGCCGGACAAGAAAACGACATTCAACGTTGACAACGTGAGGGTTTCCAAAATCCTTGGTGGAAGCTTGTATCAATCGCAGG
This window of the Daphnia pulex isolate KAP4 chromosome 5, ASM2113471v1 genome carries:
- the LOC124194898 gene encoding ubiquitin conjugation factor E4 A-like; the protein is MTDNNPFLALFSKEVGNPNVTSVSDAPRQDCHNIPKQENGRFNEFAENVFRLTLKPQQMKNSTLFYMKDLSKALNQECFDQTALDQAVLEYAVGLQHSLVNYLFQCYERSLTHGDEPEIHDVRKTIFVNLDLAFSQPELFPEQNLHEDFLQLLAFSSEDTSTFLDSFVQHLLAPENPAGVTEVFLPLFASLKTKLTNMHLLMGNQSELDAMMVLSKQPTLAKDMVSISILNENIIGKVGKQCEQTLLGSLFLCSCIPRVPGTPSDFFDRPSRSPPGVHATTEGNIWSASERIMDKVYKIFYNLFKSSPEVQNLTRKWLGQVLELNKARGQMWAQHDMTAQVHCVSDGFMTNLGAVLLQLCRPFCSTDDPKSCDRLSKIDATFCTAKETKDNGVHIADLHKETCLITQENRPAAKSLPYSFSTELFYMTHRALELGAKAVHSQMLQMSQNFNRLQRAYQDAEQSGQTPVAQQIQERMDVMMSSYLCFKAVLLVPEWLKMQFEFIMATSKWLCGTALGVHPSNVTSCDVNKEHSSELLTCIPEFCLSNVMDFVVFVNRFSPGTLDRGQLDDLLTLIVVFMGSPNRLKNPHMRAGMAEMLDGLMPPDRGHAAPPSSRTALFVKHPRANDVVGTLLHVFASIEMTGQGVAFEQKFNYRRPMYAAMKFLWSLKLHQRQFKVLAAEAEANMEAAQPPLFLQFVNLLINDAIYLLDEGLSYMAQLKEQQQQREDGSWPNVPAGPQRHQREATYQHITMLARFHNLMGRETIRILEMMTTEIKGVFVHSTMVDRVASMLNYFLLHLVGPKKRDFKVKDVGDYEFDPAELVSCICQIYCHLSSVDVFCTAVSQDGRSYSPQLFGLAEDVLSRIGRGALIGDLQLVAKKVSELASAKASDEDLISSAPDEFLDPIMSSIMMNPVILPSSRVTVDRSTIARHLLSDQSDPFNRSPLTMEDILPDDELREKIHKWIAEMKKKAVTPVDPA
- the LOC124194896 gene encoding uncharacterized protein LOC124194896 isoform X2, producing the protein MGDNYEWELSKENIQPLKHGRNIGSLLTALTVGEDHAKHQRNEQRKAMELDIMAYDGSDPLELWSRYIQWVEENYPQGGKESDLQMVLEQCLEKLRDSTQYQSDPRLLEIYLRYLDLTENNAEWYNQLYGAGYFHKLASFYIHWAETLEACSNFKEGTRIYMLGLQNKAEPLIKLEENFKHYQARVASALFKTMTNPVPLDENNEPSRNAFGELETESKAPSIRSGTTVRKFQNNRLLPPASTVSKGNNKPIFILDDENNPGGGTQSTLISSKVALPIQSVMKAENSLKPTKWTEAQSVVNEVVPAIPAQPSFQVHVDDDIPLPSSQRKATDGFSGALKDKSAAPTKLNPQTLFERENPKVKLMCDLNKITVGHREFSFEEIRRQCYERSGRYPTVAAAQTETPVTPISSAALLNVRSKEKSLKNRTPSDVSAITPKAKTPKIVAPPPPLKPNEKWHCDIEALYPGGRELSFEQLRAQYYAARAVPSKPTVTQSPVPEAPPVEVQISALALSEQNPALPSDPIPILPCEPKKDAPTTREISVQTDLFGLDFDIQLVPRRRVASPPCKVPSPRPVEQNSPTGGSGSSPTVNTKQALSSVKSWFNASVLLPEPKTEPKPARKSLFSIFKDPSMVDVPDESAPVSKSSLPKPFAVFTEPEEAAIQPKRFTIMDENAPFDQENVVSHAPSVPKVRKPLSAIVSIMPTCQENPIPEEDNFKENVPPASHVQEPVVKRQLSGILVPSIDIPCDPAGLVEEDMNTEEEEEPGAVVQPPHPSSGVSRALFAGDEDEQTRHYCVQLNDDVDFTVPSAMAFANNLRIQSTPLLTSRQQQPLAAVEEATFNLPRGRALQASAESTGIAVSVAAPAASSRTLRGLSPIDERSREYYSSSGSSAGTTGLAHQSRLSVGRSLHCTDVARIYPPHFDPFDMDHRNTQLTQLAIPLHERNGFYPVSGRLPWLRSNSSVQLGGNQYVIKQQIGQGAYAKIYEANEEGQRLVLKVQDSDGIWEYYITSELQRRLADSPTSGSVMTVNCGYFYDSGSILVNQYLPHGTLLDLINSYKLKNTSMPESLVYHFSLQLLSIVSDMHECGILHADIKPDNILLQSPLTSILHSSENWTAEEVLAQDKRTLKLIDFGRSIDLALYSDRTAFMHVFQDDKCPEMRDGKPWSYQLDYYGLATSIYTMLMGVHCKIIYSEAQWKVPTLKRGHNSVWRDLTTTLLNASAGSTLDLEQFRHALATQLVSSIKPREFNDKMRELERYLVHK
- the LOC124194896 gene encoding uncharacterized protein LOC124194896 isoform X1 is translated as MGDNYEWELSKENIQPLKHGRNIGSLLTALTVGEDHAKHQRNEQRKAMELDIMAYDGSDPLELWSRYIQWVEENYPQGGKESDLQMVLEQCLEKLRDSTQYQSDPRLLEIYLRYLDLTENNAEWYNQLYGAGYFHKLASFYIHWAETLEACSNFKEGTRIYMLGLQNKAEPLIKLEENFKHYQARVASALFKTMTNPVPLDENNEPSRNAFGELETESKAPSIRSGTTVRKFQNNRLLPPASTVSKGNNKPIFILDDENNPGGGTQSTLISSKVALPIQSVMKAENSLKPTKWTEAQSVVNEVVPAIPAQPSFQVHVDDDIPLPSSQRKATDGFSGALKDKSAAPTKLNPQTLFERENPKVKLMCDLNKITVGHREFSFEEIRRQCYERSGRYPTVAAAQTETPVTPISSAALLNVRSKEKSLKNRTPSDVSAITPKAKTPKIVAPPPPLKPNEKWHCDIEALYPGGRELSFEQLRAQYYAARAVPSKPTVTQSPVPEAPPVEVQISALALSEQNPALPSDPIPILPCEPKKDAPTTREISVQTDLFGLDFDIQLVPRRRVASPPCKVPSPRPVEQNSPTGGSGSSPTVNTKQALSSVKSWFNASVLLPEPKTEPKPARKSLFSIFKDPSMVDVPDESAPVSKSSLPKPFAVFTEPEEAAIQPKRFTIMDENAPFDQENVVSHAPSVPKVRKPLSAIVSIMPTCQENPIPEEDNFKENVPPASHVQEPVVKRQLSGILVPSIDIPCDPAGLVEEDMNTEEEEEPGAVVQPPHPSSGVSRALFAGDEDEQTRHYCVQLNDDVDFTVPSAMAFANNLRIQSTPLLTSRQQQPLAAVEEATFNLPRGRALQASAESTGIAVSVAAPAASSRTLRGLSPIDERSREYYSSSGSSAGTTGLAHQSRLSVGRSLHCTDVARIYPPHFDPFDMDHRNTQLTQLAIPLHERNGFYPVSGRLPWLRSNSSVQLGGNQYVIKQQIGQGAYAKIYEANEEGQRLVLKVQDSDGIWEYYITSELQRRLADSPTVIYFHLLNYFPCNYIFKILLQSGSVMTVNCGYFYDSGSILVNQYLPHGTLLDLINSYKLKNTSMPESLVYHFSLQLLSIVSDMHECGILHADIKPDNILLQSPLTSILHSSENWTAEEVLAQDKRTLKLIDFGRSIDLALYSDRTAFMHVFQDDKCPEMRDGKPWSYQLDYYGLATSIYTMLMGVHCKIIYSEAQWKVPTLKRGHNSVWRDLTTTLLNASAGSTLDLEQFRHALATQLVSSIKPREFNDKMRELERYLVHK